The Psychromonas sp. MME1 genome window below encodes:
- the mioC gene encoding FMN-binding protein MioC, whose translation MKNIQILVGSTLGGTEYVAEATQPLLEEAGFDSEIQFDPDLNTLSLSEDEVWLICLSTHGAGDYPENFKAFVEQLQSVNSALTDVCYGIIGVGDSNYDTFCEAAKNLDYILEEMGATRIGDRLEIDVVTHPIPEDRAVEWIPSWIEDLNYSQL comes from the coding sequence ATGAAGAATATACAAATTTTGGTTGGTAGTACTTTAGGTGGTACTGAATATGTTGCAGAAGCAACTCAACCACTACTTGAAGAAGCAGGCTTTGATAGTGAAATTCAGTTTGATCCAGATTTAAATACCCTATCTTTATCTGAAGATGAAGTTTGGTTAATTTGCTTATCTACCCATGGTGCAGGAGACTATCCCGAAAACTTCAAGGCATTTGTAGAACAACTACAAAGTGTCAATTCTGCATTAACAGACGTATGCTACGGTATTATCGGTGTTGGTGATTCTAATTATGATACTTTTTGTGAAGCCGCAAAAAACTTAGATTATATACTTGAAGAAATGGGCGCAACGCGTATAGGCGATCGTCTAGAAATTGATGTTGTTACACACCCTATTCCAGAAGATCGCGCAGTTGAATGGATCCCAAGTTGGATTGAAGATCTTAATTATTCACAATTATGA
- the mnmG gene encoding tRNA uridine-5-carboxymethylaminomethyl(34) synthesis enzyme MnmG, translated as MNYHEYFDVIVVGGGHAGTEAASAAARMGMNTLLLTHNIETLGQMSCNPAIGGIGKGHLVKEIDALGGLMATAADLGGIQFRTLNSSKGPAVRATRAQADRLLYKAAIREKLENQENLKIFQQEVEDLTVENDRVTGVITKMGVIFSAKTVVLTVGTFLNGLIHIGQKNYSGGRAGDPASIGLAQRLKSLPLRMGRLKTGTPARIDARSIDFSVLETQHGDDITPVFSFLGNRAQHPRQIPCYITHTNEKTHDIIRKNIHRSAMYSGVIEGIGPRYCPSIEDKISRFSDKNSHQIFVEPEGLTTHEIYPNGISTSLPFDVQIEFIRSMKGFENAFVTRPGYAIEYDYFDPRDLKSTLENKYIAGLFFAGQINGTTGYEEAGAQGLLAGMNAGLFVQEKEGWCPRRDQAYLGVLVDDLSTLGTKEPYRMFTSRAEYRLLLREDNADARLTEKGREIGLVDDIRWQAFSEKQEAIEIELQRLRNQWINPTSSNANEINALLKTPMQRESTLEAMIRRPEVSYEGLMSIEGLGPAIENPQAAEQVEIKIKYQGYIDRQLEEIEKLKRHENTLLPQDLDYSAIKGLSNEVLTKLMDIKPENIGQASRISGITPAAISILLIYLKKNGLRQKAI; from the coding sequence ATGAATTACCACGAATATTTTGATGTCATTGTTGTAGGCGGTGGTCATGCCGGTACAGAAGCAGCTTCTGCTGCCGCTCGTATGGGTATGAACACGTTATTATTAACCCACAATATTGAAACATTAGGTCAAATGTCATGTAATCCTGCTATTGGTGGTATTGGCAAAGGTCATTTAGTTAAAGAAATTGATGCTTTAGGTGGTTTAATGGCTACGGCTGCAGATCTTGGCGGCATTCAGTTTAGAACGCTTAATTCAAGTAAAGGACCTGCAGTTCGAGCTACCCGTGCTCAAGCCGATCGACTTCTATACAAAGCGGCTATAAGGGAAAAACTTGAAAACCAAGAAAACTTAAAAATATTCCAACAAGAAGTGGAAGATCTAACTGTTGAAAATGATCGCGTAACAGGGGTGATCACTAAAATGGGGGTGATTTTTTCTGCTAAAACGGTTGTTTTAACTGTTGGTACATTTTTAAATGGTTTAATTCATATAGGGCAAAAAAATTATAGCGGTGGTAGAGCTGGAGATCCTGCTTCAATCGGTCTTGCTCAACGCTTAAAATCATTACCTTTACGTATGGGAAGATTAAAAACGGGTACGCCAGCACGTATTGATGCTCGTAGTATTGATTTCTCAGTATTAGAAACACAGCATGGGGACGACATTACTCCGGTATTTTCTTTTTTAGGTAATCGCGCCCAACATCCAAGACAAATACCTTGCTATATAACCCATACCAATGAAAAAACGCATGATATTATTCGTAAAAATATACATCGTAGTGCTATGTACTCTGGTGTAATAGAAGGCATTGGACCTCGTTATTGTCCCTCTATCGAAGATAAAATAAGTCGTTTTTCGGATAAAAATTCACATCAAATCTTTGTTGAACCAGAAGGGTTAACCACCCATGAAATATACCCTAATGGTATATCAACAAGTTTACCCTTTGATGTGCAAATTGAATTTATCCGTTCAATGAAAGGTTTTGAAAATGCGTTTGTAACTCGTCCTGGTTATGCGATTGAATATGATTATTTTGATCCTCGTGATCTTAAATCAACATTAGAAAACAAATATATTGCAGGTTTATTTTTTGCTGGGCAAATCAACGGCACAACGGGTTATGAAGAAGCTGGCGCTCAAGGTTTATTAGCCGGTATGAATGCAGGTTTATTCGTACAAGAAAAAGAAGGATGGTGTCCACGTAGAGATCAAGCTTATTTAGGTGTATTAGTTGACGATCTTTCTACATTAGGTACAAAAGAACCGTATCGCATGTTTACGAGTCGTGCTGAATACCGTTTATTATTACGTGAAGATAATGCCGATGCCCGTTTAACAGAAAAAGGTCGTGAAATTGGATTGGTTGATGATATCCGTTGGCAAGCTTTTAGTGAAAAACAAGAAGCAATAGAAATTGAGTTACAACGTTTAAGAAATCAGTGGATTAACCCTACATCTAGTAATGCCAATGAAATTAATGCACTGCTGAAAACACCAATGCAGCGTGAAAGTACTTTGGAAGCGATGATTCGCCGACCAGAAGTTAGTTATGAAGGTTTGATGTCTATTGAAGGATTAGGCCCTGCTATCGAAAATCCACAGGCTGCAGAGCAAGTTGAAATTAAAATAAAATATCAGGGATACATCGATCGTCAATTAGAAGAGATTGAAAAACTCAAACGTCATGAAAATACATTATTACCACAGGATTTAGATTATTCAGCAATAAAAGGGTTATCTAATGAAGTCCTGACCAAGTTAATGGATATTAAACCTGAAAATATAGGTCAAGCATCTCGTATTTCTGGTATAACACCTGCAGCCATTTCTATTTTACTTATTTATCTGAAAAAAAATGGTTTAAGACAGAAGGCGATATAA
- the rimO gene encoding 30S ribosomal protein S12 methylthiotransferase RimO — protein MSVEQFDPKQTTTLATPAKILKEQSVMTPSSGSRIGFVSLGCPKNLVDSERILTQLRIEGYDVVPTYADADMVIVNTCGFIDSAVQESLDTIGEALAENGKVLVTGCLGAKKDEIIELHPNVLAVTGPHAYDEVLTQVHKHLAKPSHNPFIDLVPPQGVKLTPKHYAYLKISEGCNHRCTFCIIPSMRGDLESRPVGDVLGEAQRLVKAGVKEVLVISQDTSAYGVDVKHKTAFWDGVPVKTAMQQLCEELAKQGVWIRLHYVYPYPHVDDIIPLMADGRILPYLDIPFQHANKRILKLMKRPGSSDRVLERIAKWRAICPELVIRSTFIVGFPGETEEEFEELLAFLEEAQLDRVGCFKYSPVEGATANELPDHVPDDVMEDRLQRFMALQADISAQKLQARIGQEYLVLIDEVNSEGAVGRSYMDAPEVDGKVYLTDEFNVQPGDQIWVQIIHADEHDVWGVRVED, from the coding sequence ATGAGCGTTGAACAGTTCGATCCCAAACAAACGACTACTTTGGCAACTCCTGCGAAGATACTTAAAGAACAGAGTGTGATGACGCCATCTTCAGGGTCACGTATCGGCTTTGTTAGTCTTGGTTGCCCGAAAAACTTGGTAGATTCCGAACGCATTCTTACACAATTGCGTATTGAAGGTTATGATGTTGTGCCTACTTATGCTGATGCAGATATGGTTATTGTTAATACCTGTGGTTTTATTGACAGCGCTGTACAAGAGTCTTTAGATACTATTGGTGAAGCGTTAGCGGAAAATGGTAAAGTGTTGGTTACGGGCTGTTTAGGGGCTAAAAAAGATGAAATTATAGAGCTTCATCCAAATGTTTTAGCCGTAACGGGACCACATGCCTATGATGAAGTGTTAACGCAAGTTCATAAACATTTAGCTAAACCCTCGCATAACCCCTTTATTGATTTGGTACCACCTCAGGGGGTGAAGTTGACACCTAAACACTATGCCTACTTAAAAATATCTGAGGGATGTAACCATCGTTGTACTTTCTGTATTATCCCATCGATGCGTGGTGACTTAGAATCTCGACCTGTTGGTGATGTGTTAGGTGAAGCGCAACGTTTAGTTAAAGCGGGCGTTAAGGAAGTTTTAGTTATTTCTCAAGACACATCTGCTTATGGTGTAGATGTTAAACATAAAACGGCTTTTTGGGATGGTGTACCTGTTAAAACTGCTATGCAACAGCTGTGCGAGGAATTAGCAAAACAGGGGGTTTGGATCCGTTTGCACTATGTTTACCCTTACCCACATGTTGATGACATTATACCATTAATGGCTGACGGTAGAATTTTGCCTTACCTAGACATTCCTTTTCAGCATGCAAATAAACGTATTTTGAAATTGATGAAGCGTCCTGGTAGCTCTGATCGCGTCCTCGAGCGTATTGCTAAGTGGCGTGCAATTTGTCCTGAGCTAGTGATTCGTTCTACTTTTATCGTAGGTTTTCCTGGCGAAACTGAAGAAGAATTCGAGGAATTGTTAGCATTCTTAGAAGAAGCTCAATTGGATCGTGTTGGCTGCTTTAAATATTCTCCCGTTGAAGGTGCTACAGCCAACGAGTTACCTGATCATGTGCCTGATGACGTAATGGAAGATCGTTTACAACGTTTTATGGCGCTACAAGCAGATATTAGTGCGCAGAAATTACAAGCTCGTATCGGCCAAGAATATTTGGTTTTAATTGATGAAGTTAATAGTGAAGGTGCGGTTGGTCGCTCCTATATGGATGCTCCTGAAGTTGATGGTAAAGTTTATTTAACTGATGAATTTAATGTACAGCCAGGAGATCAAATTTGGGTGCAAATCATTCACGCTGATGAGCATGATGTATGGGGTGTTAGAGTCGAAGATTAA
- the rsmG gene encoding 16S rRNA (guanine(527)-N(7))-methyltransferase RsmG, with protein MNLLDELQLMLEKTSLQVTEIQKDKLIKLVELLSKWNKAYNLTSVRDPKQMLVKHIMDSIVVSPYIQGKRLIDVGTGPGLPGLPLAILNPDKEFVLLDSLGKRIRFIRQAILELGLKNVTTVQSRVEEYQPEEKFDVVLSRAFASLHDMLFWCKHLPNEKGHFLALKGQFPEIEIAQLNESFEFIESISLQVPNLEGERCLVKIKGI; from the coding sequence ATGAATTTGCTCGATGAATTACAGCTGATGCTTGAAAAAACCTCTTTGCAAGTAACTGAAATACAAAAAGATAAGTTAATAAAACTTGTTGAGTTACTTAGTAAATGGAATAAGGCTTACAATCTCACTTCTGTTCGAGATCCTAAGCAAATGCTTGTTAAGCATATTATGGATAGTATCGTCGTTTCACCATATATCCAAGGTAAACGATTAATTGATGTTGGTACAGGCCCTGGTTTGCCTGGTTTACCTTTAGCAATATTAAATCCAGATAAAGAATTTGTATTATTAGATAGCTTAGGAAAACGGATTCGTTTTATCCGTCAAGCAATACTTGAACTTGGATTAAAAAATGTTACAACGGTACAAAGTCGAGTTGAAGAATATCAACCAGAAGAAAAATTTGATGTAGTATTGAGTCGTGCATTTGCTTCTCTACACGATATGCTTTTTTGGTGTAAACATTTACCCAATGAAAAAGGTCACTTTTTAGCTTTAAAAGGACAATTTCCAGAGATTGAAATTGCACAATTAAACGAGTCATTTGAATTTATAGAGTCAATTTCCTTACAAGTACCAAATCTTGAAGGTGAACGTTGCTTAGTAAAAATAAAAGGCATCTAA